A genomic stretch from Halichoerus grypus chromosome 5, mHalGry1.hap1.1, whole genome shotgun sequence includes:
- the MTMR11 gene encoding myotubularin-related protein 11 isoform X2: MWWGGRGQSFNIAPQKAEPDMGLSGPKSVQRTGMLESRSCQLGSHLASGCLPGEQILAWAPGVRKGLEPELPGTLICTNLRVTFQPCGWQRSQETPLSSEYDFVLVNIGRLEAVSGLSRVQLLRPGSPLKFTPEEILIHGRDFRLLRVAFEAGGLEPQAFQVTMAIVRARAQSSQAQQYAGISLSKAGQSSGSRKPPVPLLETSEDWETERKKQGAGGWRVSPVNERFDVATSLPRYFWVPKRTLDSEVRRAFGHFHQGRGPRLSWHHPGGSDLLRCGGFYTASDPNKEDIRAVESMLQAGHSDIVLVDTVDELPSLTDVQLAHLKLRALCLPDSSAAEEKWLSALEGTRWLDYVRSCLRKASDISVLVTSRVRSVVLQERGDRDFNGLLSSLVQLLSAPEARTLLGFQSLVQREWVAAGHPFLTRLGVTGASEELLQQFPAEFEFSEFFLLALHDSARVPDTLTFLRDTPWERGKQSGQFNSYTQIYTAGYSQLPAGNSVNPQLSVWDWDLRYNSEQILQFHNPGYDPEHCPDSWLPRQQPNFMVPGPPSSVWLFSRGALTPLNQLCPWRDSPSLLAVSSRWLPRPAISAESLADQEWGLPSHWGACPLPPGLLLPGYLGPQIRLWRRCYLRGRPEVQKGLSAPTVSGLQDELSHLQELLRKWTPRISPEDHSEKRDPNTIVSQSR; this comes from the exons ATGTGGTGGGGGGGTCGGGGCCAGAGTTTCAACATCGCCCCCCAGAAGGCGGAGCCAGACATGGGG CTCTCTGGACCGAAGTCTGTCCAGAGGACTGGGATGCTGGAGTCCAGGAGTTGTCAGCTTGGCAGTCACCTGGCCTCAGGATGCCTCCCAG GGGAGCAGATCCTAGCATGGGCCCCAGGGGTGAGGAAGGGGCTGGAACCTGAATTGCCTGGAACCCTGATCTGCACCAACTTGAGGGTCACCTTCCAGCCCTGTGGATGGCAACGGAGTCAG GAGACTCCCCTGAGCAGTGAATATGATTTTGTCCTGGTCAACATTGGGCGATTAGAGGCTg TGAGTGGCCTGTCCAGAGTCCAGCTCCTCCGTCCAGGGTCCCCACTTAAATTTACCCCTGAGGAGATTCTCATTCATGGCCGAGACTTCCGGCTGCTCAGAGTTGCTTTTGAGGCTGGAGGACTAGAGCCTCAGGCCTTTCAG GTGACCATGGCCATTGTCCGAGCCAGAGCTCAGAGCAGTCAAGCCCAACAGTATGCAGGGATATCCCTGAGCAAGGCTG GCCAGAGTTCAGGGTCCAGAAAACCACCTGTTCCCCTCTTGGAGACATCAGAAGACTGGGAGACTGAGCGGAAAAAgcagggggccgggggctggAGGGTCAGCCCTGTCAATGAGAGGTTCGACGTAGCCACCAG CCTCCCCCGTTACTTCTGGGTCCCTAAGCGAACTTTGGACAGTGAGGTCAGGAGAGCATTTGGCCACTTCCATCAGGGCCGTGGACCG CGCCTGTCCTGGCATCACCCTGGGGGCAGTGATCTTCTCCGCTGTGGTGGCTTCTATACAGCCAGCGACCCTAACAAGGAGGATATCAG AGCAGTGGAGTCGATGCTCCAGGCTGGGCATTCGGATATTGTCCTGGTGGACACTGTGGATGAGCTGCCTAGTCTTACAGATGTCCAACTTGCCCACTTGAAGCTGAGGGCCCTCTGCCTGCCTG ATTCATCTGCAGCTGAGGAGAAATGGCTCTCAGCCCTGGAAGGAACACGATGGTTGGATTATGTCAG GTCTTGTCTTCGAAAGGCCAGTGACATCTCAGTCTTAGTGACATCCAGGGTTCGCTCTGTAGTACTCCAAG AGCGCGGTGATCGTGATTTCAATGGCCTCCTCTCTTCACTCGTCCAACTGCTTTCAGCCCCTGAAGCCCGAACACTGCTTGGCTTCCAATCACTAGTGCAGCGAGAGTGGGTGGCAGCTGGACATCCCTTCCTGACCCGACTTGGGGTAACTGGAGCCAGTGAAGAG CTCCTCCAGCAGTTTCCAGCTGAGTTTGAATTCTCAGAGTTTTTCCTTCTTGCTCTTCATGACAGTGCCAGGGTTCCTGACACTCTCACATTCTTGAGAGATACTCCCTGGGAGCGTGGAAAGCAGAGTGGACAG TTCAACTCCTATACACAAATCTATACCGCAGGGTACTCCCAACTCCCTGCTGGGAACTCCGTTAACCCACAGCTGTCTGTCTGGGACTGGGATTTACGCTACAACAGTGAACAGATACTACAATTCCATAACCCTGGCTATGACCCGGAACACTGCCCAGATTCCTGGCTCCCTAGACAGCAG CCAAACTTCATGGTTCCTGGACCCCCCAGTTCTGTGTGGCTCTTCTCCAGAGGGGCTCTGACGCCCCTGAATCAGCTCTGTCCTTGGCGGGACAGTCCCTCCCTGCTGGCAGTCTCTTCTCGTTGGCTCCCTCGACCTGCTATTTCCGCTGAAAGCCTGGCTGATCAGGAGTGGGGGCTCCCCTCACACTGGGGAGCTTGCCCTTTACCCCCAGGGTTGCTGCTGCCTGGGTATCTGGGACCCCAGATCAGGCTGTGGAGACGCTGCTACCTGAGGGGAAGGCCTGAGGTCCAG AAAGGCCTCTCAGCTCCCACAGTCTCTGGCCTCCAGGATGAGCTATCCCATCTTCAGGAGCTTTTAAGGAAATGGACACCAAGAATATCTCCTGAGGATCATTCCGAGAAAAGAGATCCAAATACCATTGTCTCCCAATCCCGTTGA
- the MTMR11 gene encoding myotubularin-related protein 11 isoform X3 — protein MWWGGRGQSFNIAPQKAEPDMGLSGPKSVQRTGMLESRSCQLGSHLASGCLPGEQILAWAPGVRKGLEPELPGTLICTNLRVTFQPCGWQRSQETPLSSEYDFVLVNIGRLEAVSGLSRVQLLRPGSPLKFTPEEILIHGRDFRLLRVAFEAGGLEPQAFQVTMAIVRARAQSSQAQQYAGISLSKAGQSSGSRKPPVPLLETSEDWETERKKQGAGGWRVSPVNERFDVATSLPRYFWVPKRTLDSEVRRAFGHFHQGRGPRLSWHHPGGSDLLRCGGFYTASDPNKEDIRAVESMLQAGHSDIVLVDTVDELPSLTDVQLAHLKLRALCLPDSSAAEEKWLSALEGTRWLDYVRSCLRKASDISVLVTSRVRSVVLQAPEARTLLGFQSLVQREWVAAGHPFLTRLGVTGASEEAPVFLLFLDCVWQLLQQFPAEFEFSEFFLLALHDSARVPDTLTFLRDTPWERGKQSGQFNSYTQIYTAGYSQLPAGNSVNPQLSVWDWDLRYNSEQILQFHNPGYDPEHCPDSWLPRQQPNFMVPGPPSSVWLFSRGALTPLNQLCPWRDSPSLLAVSSRWLPRPAISAESLADQEWGLPSHWGACPLPPGLLLPGYLGPQIRLWRRCYLRGRPEVQKGLSAPTVSGLQDELSHLQELLRKWTPRISPEDHSEKRDPNTIVSQSR, from the exons ATGTGGTGGGGGGGTCGGGGCCAGAGTTTCAACATCGCCCCCCAGAAGGCGGAGCCAGACATGGGG CTCTCTGGACCGAAGTCTGTCCAGAGGACTGGGATGCTGGAGTCCAGGAGTTGTCAGCTTGGCAGTCACCTGGCCTCAGGATGCCTCCCAG GGGAGCAGATCCTAGCATGGGCCCCAGGGGTGAGGAAGGGGCTGGAACCTGAATTGCCTGGAACCCTGATCTGCACCAACTTGAGGGTCACCTTCCAGCCCTGTGGATGGCAACGGAGTCAG GAGACTCCCCTGAGCAGTGAATATGATTTTGTCCTGGTCAACATTGGGCGATTAGAGGCTg TGAGTGGCCTGTCCAGAGTCCAGCTCCTCCGTCCAGGGTCCCCACTTAAATTTACCCCTGAGGAGATTCTCATTCATGGCCGAGACTTCCGGCTGCTCAGAGTTGCTTTTGAGGCTGGAGGACTAGAGCCTCAGGCCTTTCAG GTGACCATGGCCATTGTCCGAGCCAGAGCTCAGAGCAGTCAAGCCCAACAGTATGCAGGGATATCCCTGAGCAAGGCTG GCCAGAGTTCAGGGTCCAGAAAACCACCTGTTCCCCTCTTGGAGACATCAGAAGACTGGGAGACTGAGCGGAAAAAgcagggggccgggggctggAGGGTCAGCCCTGTCAATGAGAGGTTCGACGTAGCCACCAG CCTCCCCCGTTACTTCTGGGTCCCTAAGCGAACTTTGGACAGTGAGGTCAGGAGAGCATTTGGCCACTTCCATCAGGGCCGTGGACCG CGCCTGTCCTGGCATCACCCTGGGGGCAGTGATCTTCTCCGCTGTGGTGGCTTCTATACAGCCAGCGACCCTAACAAGGAGGATATCAG AGCAGTGGAGTCGATGCTCCAGGCTGGGCATTCGGATATTGTCCTGGTGGACACTGTGGATGAGCTGCCTAGTCTTACAGATGTCCAACTTGCCCACTTGAAGCTGAGGGCCCTCTGCCTGCCTG ATTCATCTGCAGCTGAGGAGAAATGGCTCTCAGCCCTGGAAGGAACACGATGGTTGGATTATGTCAG GTCTTGTCTTCGAAAGGCCAGTGACATCTCAGTCTTAGTGACATCCAGGGTTCGCTCTGTAGTACTCCAAG CCCCTGAAGCCCGAACACTGCTTGGCTTCCAATCACTAGTGCAGCGAGAGTGGGTGGCAGCTGGACATCCCTTCCTGACCCGACTTGGGGTAACTGGAGCCAGTGAAGAG GCTCCagtgtttctcctcttccttgaTTGTGTCTGGCAGCTCCTCCAGCAGTTTCCAGCTGAGTTTGAATTCTCAGAGTTTTTCCTTCTTGCTCTTCATGACAGTGCCAGGGTTCCTGACACTCTCACATTCTTGAGAGATACTCCCTGGGAGCGTGGAAAGCAGAGTGGACAG TTCAACTCCTATACACAAATCTATACCGCAGGGTACTCCCAACTCCCTGCTGGGAACTCCGTTAACCCACAGCTGTCTGTCTGGGACTGGGATTTACGCTACAACAGTGAACAGATACTACAATTCCATAACCCTGGCTATGACCCGGAACACTGCCCAGATTCCTGGCTCCCTAGACAGCAG CCAAACTTCATGGTTCCTGGACCCCCCAGTTCTGTGTGGCTCTTCTCCAGAGGGGCTCTGACGCCCCTGAATCAGCTCTGTCCTTGGCGGGACAGTCCCTCCCTGCTGGCAGTCTCTTCTCGTTGGCTCCCTCGACCTGCTATTTCCGCTGAAAGCCTGGCTGATCAGGAGTGGGGGCTCCCCTCACACTGGGGAGCTTGCCCTTTACCCCCAGGGTTGCTGCTGCCTGGGTATCTGGGACCCCAGATCAGGCTGTGGAGACGCTGCTACCTGAGGGGAAGGCCTGAGGTCCAG AAAGGCCTCTCAGCTCCCACAGTCTCTGGCCTCCAGGATGAGCTATCCCATCTTCAGGAGCTTTTAAGGAAATGGACACCAAGAATATCTCCTGAGGATCATTCCGAGAAAAGAGATCCAAATACCATTGTCTCCCAATCCCGTTGA